Proteins from one Fischerella sp. PCC 9605 genomic window:
- a CDS encoding glycosyltransferase family 4 protein, with product MKILLLHDYGTATGGAELQILALRQNLRDRGHDARLFSSRSSLVPGSPVLSDYTCFGTNSFFLQFLSNTVNPSAYLSLRRVLKEFRPDVVHVRMFLWQLSPLILPLLKDVPCLYQTAVYKAICPVGTKLLPDGSLCNHPAGRACLRHGCLMVPQTWPVFMLQQKLWQRWRNSFNLVVALSYAMKSILEAEGIAPIEVVHNGVPSRPMRPSLGDPPTVAYAGRLAPEKGVGVLLRAFARVKTLVAKARLVIAGQGLEELNLRTLATELGVTDSVVWLGHLPRQEMEQHFDSAWVQVVPSLWAEPFGNVTTEAMMRGTAVIASNVGAQPEIVSDGTTGFLVPPNDVDALTNALQCLLFNPTIAEQMGRAGRERALTHFSEDRCTERFLEIYQQICEKDYTTNHANHKQTFSRTAQLLGDTAS from the coding sequence ATGAAGATTCTTCTCCTTCATGACTATGGTACAGCTACCGGAGGAGCCGAGCTACAAATACTAGCTTTGCGTCAGAACTTGCGCGATCGCGGTCATGATGCTCGGCTTTTCTCTAGTCGTAGCTCATTAGTTCCAGGCAGTCCAGTCCTATCAGATTATACTTGCTTCGGAACGAACTCTTTTTTTCTTCAATTTCTGTCAAATACCGTTAATCCCTCAGCATATTTGAGCTTGCGTCGCGTCCTGAAGGAGTTTCGACCGGATGTCGTCCACGTGCGGATGTTTTTGTGGCAACTTTCGCCACTGATCCTTCCCCTTCTTAAAGACGTGCCGTGTTTGTATCAAACAGCAGTATACAAAGCAATTTGTCCGGTGGGAACAAAATTACTGCCAGATGGAAGTCTTTGCAATCATCCTGCTGGAAGAGCTTGCTTGCGTCATGGCTGCTTGATGGTACCACAAACTTGGCCAGTATTCATGCTACAGCAGAAGCTTTGGCAGCGCTGGCGCAATTCTTTTAACTTAGTCGTAGCCCTCAGCTATGCGATGAAATCCATTTTAGAGGCGGAAGGGATTGCACCAATCGAAGTTGTTCACAACGGGGTTCCCTCTAGACCGATGCGCCCAAGCCTGGGCGATCCGCCAACAGTTGCTTATGCTGGGCGCTTGGCACCAGAGAAAGGTGTGGGGGTTTTGTTACGAGCATTCGCACGGGTTAAAACACTGGTGGCAAAAGCGCGGTTGGTGATTGCTGGTCAGGGTCTTGAGGAGTTGAACCTGCGAACCTTAGCCACAGAACTGGGAGTCACTGACAGTGTGGTTTGGCTTGGTCATCTACCACGTCAAGAGATGGAACAACACTTTGATTCGGCTTGGGTACAGGTCGTCCCCTCCCTTTGGGCGGAGCCTTTCGGTAACGTCACCACAGAGGCGATGATGCGGGGTACGGCTGTTATCGCTAGCAATGTTGGCGCACAGCCGGAGATTGTCAGCGACGGGACAACTGGCTTTTTAGTACCGCCGAATGATGTAGACGCCTTAACTAATGCTTTGCAGTGCCTATTGTTCAACCCAACTATAGCTGAACAAATGGGACGGGCTGGTCGTGAACGGGCGCTCACCCACTTTAGTGAAGATAGATGTACGGAGCGCTTTCTAGAAATATATCAGCAAATTTGTGAAAAAGATTATACCACAAATCATGCCAATCACAAACAAACTTTTAGTAGAACAGCACAATTGTTGGGAGACACCGCCTCATGA
- a CDS encoding glycosyltransferase family 2 protein: protein MIDPQVTIVVSPRERFSYTRESLESIYEHTKIPFKLVYVDGNSPTQVQQYLEAKSQEKGFQLIRTDYYLFPNRARNLGLAQVDTKYVVFVDNDVIVSPDWLEALINCAQETEATVVGPLVCHEQPVHEIVHFAGGESHVICDARGRRRLREKMYKQGQLVADVRPKLQRTQTELSEFHCVLVRTEIFQKVGFFDETMLNTKEHLDFCMNVVKAGGTVYFEPDSIITYVPGPPLKWTDFHFYMLRWSDAWELASLRRLREKWDLAEDGYFQHKYKILGWRRANTVYLPIIRKLTFGIKNQLFENIIIYGLAPIEKLFNRYLTSQYAKHHLKAKQPDEAQIPFPKSPETAVSGS, encoded by the coding sequence ATGATAGATCCTCAAGTCACAATTGTTGTTTCACCACGGGAGCGTTTTAGCTATACCCGTGAATCCCTAGAAAGTATTTACGAACATACCAAAATTCCGTTTAAGTTAGTGTATGTAGACGGTAACTCACCAACACAGGTGCAGCAATATCTGGAAGCGAAGTCTCAAGAAAAGGGATTTCAACTGATTCGTACCGACTACTACCTCTTCCCCAACCGCGCCAGAAACCTTGGTTTGGCTCAGGTTGACACTAAGTATGTTGTATTTGTCGATAACGATGTCATCGTTTCACCAGATTGGCTGGAAGCTCTGATTAACTGCGCCCAAGAAACTGAGGCGACAGTGGTTGGGCCCTTAGTGTGTCACGAGCAACCAGTGCATGAAATTGTTCACTTTGCTGGTGGTGAGTCCCATGTTATCTGTGATGCTAGAGGAAGACGCCGCCTGCGCGAGAAGATGTACAAGCAAGGTCAACTTGTAGCAGATGTACGTCCTAAGTTGCAACGGACACAAACTGAGTTGTCAGAGTTCCACTGTGTATTGGTGCGCACAGAGATATTCCAGAAAGTTGGTTTCTTTGATGAAACTATGCTCAATACTAAGGAACACCTGGACTTTTGTATGAACGTCGTCAAGGCGGGAGGTACAGTGTACTTTGAGCCTGACAGCATTATTACTTACGTACCGGGGCCACCACTGAAGTGGACAGACTTCCATTTCTATATGCTGCGTTGGAGCGATGCATGGGAGTTGGCGAGTTTAAGACGCTTACGGGAAAAGTGGGATTTGGCGGAAGATGGATACTTTCAACATAAATACAAAATCTTGGGATGGAGGCGCGCAAACACAGTATATCTTCCCATAATCCGTAAGTTAACTTTCGGCATTAAAAATCAGTTATTTGAGAACATCATAATTTATGGGTTAGCGCCAATTGAAAAACTATTCAACCGCTATCTCACTAGCCAATACGCCAAACATCACCTGAAAGCAAAGCAACCCGACGAAGCACAAATCCCGTTTCCAAAATCCCCAGAAACAGCAGTATCGGGTAGCTGA
- a CDS encoding glycosyltransferase has product METTQSLSYPKKEFLISVLTAWYGGGHYATCNALRSIIEQQQLPWQLHVIDVDETVKHLAEQNQIVDIYKALSGMTGGELYNRMLKSGWTWLHPLLLLLNQLLIRLNYDTGVKIFAEYWHQQQPDLVVSLLPLYNKILWESLQKGKPGTPVVTIPIDLVDSPPGFYIEPKTGNYVVCGTQRAVEQARGLGVEEERIIKTSGMVVHPRFYEPMKGDRATERQRLGLDPDCLTGLVLFGGFGSKLMLEIAKHLLCFQQKLQLIFICGRNEELALALRQSQGLQKRFVTTFTEDIPYYMHLSDFFIGKPGGASISEALVMKLPVIVECNAATLINERYNANWIQHKEVGLVIRSFRNIAQALEKFLQPEHFARYRANVAALNNRAVFEIPDILHQILATSNKTTLPRGFR; this is encoded by the coding sequence ATGGAAACAACGCAATCACTCTCATATCCAAAAAAAGAGTTTTTGATTAGTGTTCTTACCGCTTGGTATGGTGGAGGGCATTATGCTACCTGTAATGCGCTACGTTCCATTATTGAGCAGCAACAACTTCCCTGGCAGCTGCATGTAATCGATGTAGACGAAACAGTAAAGCACTTGGCAGAACAAAACCAGATCGTGGATATCTACAAGGCGCTATCAGGAATGACTGGGGGTGAATTGTATAATCGGATGCTGAAAAGTGGTTGGACATGGCTTCACCCGCTGTTACTGCTCCTAAATCAACTACTGATCAGACTAAATTACGATACTGGTGTCAAGATTTTTGCGGAATACTGGCACCAGCAACAACCAGATTTAGTAGTCTCTCTATTACCTTTGTATAATAAAATACTATGGGAAAGTTTGCAAAAGGGAAAACCGGGCACCCCTGTAGTGACCATTCCTATAGATTTAGTTGATTCTCCACCCGGATTTTACATAGAACCGAAAACGGGAAATTATGTAGTCTGTGGAACCCAAAGAGCAGTAGAGCAAGCTCGTGGTTTGGGAGTAGAGGAGGAGCGTATCATCAAAACTTCGGGAATGGTTGTTCACCCTCGCTTTTATGAACCCATGAAGGGCGATCGCGCCACTGAGAGACAACGTTTGGGTTTAGACCCAGACTGTCTCACCGGGCTTGTGTTATTTGGGGGTTTCGGCTCCAAACTGATGCTGGAAATTGCCAAGCATCTTTTGTGTTTTCAACAAAAACTACAACTCATCTTTATTTGCGGACGCAATGAAGAACTGGCTTTGGCTCTACGTCAGAGCCAAGGTCTCCAAAAGAGGTTTGTCACCACGTTTACTGAAGACATTCCTTACTATATGCATCTTTCCGATTTTTTTATTGGTAAACCAGGAGGTGCGAGTATCAGTGAGGCGCTAGTGATGAAGCTACCAGTGATTGTGGAATGTAATGCTGCCACACTCATAAATGAACGATACAACGCCAACTGGATTCAACACAAGGAGGTGGGTTTGGTAATCCGAAGTTTTCGGAATATCGCTCAAGCGCTTGAAAAGTTTCTTCAGCCTGAACATTTTGCTCGCTACCGTGCGAATGTCGCTGCTTTGAATAATCGAGCGGTGTTTGAAATTCCTGATATCTTGCATCAGATTCTCGCTACTAGCAACAAGACAACACTCCCACGAGGTTTCAGATGA
- a CDS encoding SDR family NAD(P)-dependent oxidoreductase, which yields MTTIAGKTVVLTGASRGIGVFIAHALAEKQATVVGVSRSQQGLDNLCAEINAMGGRGIGIPFDISNVEELPVLRQQIERVAPSVDILINNAGIEIYRAFQDYSLADIQSVLSINLLAAMELTRAFLPSMLRQGNGHIVNIASLASKKGNPYNSVYSASKAGLLMWTDALRQELAGTGVGISAICPGYVSGQGMIADTGVPIPSLAGASTPSDVAIAVVRAIEQNQAEVIVNQDPIAAGMTRLLIALWQIFPRFGDTVYQWLGVAKLNQIRAENQMHSDSVTRDGRDRLTQNNKTHFV from the coding sequence ATGACAACCATAGCAGGTAAGACAGTAGTTTTAACAGGTGCCTCGCGGGGTATTGGCGTATTTATTGCTCACGCGCTGGCAGAAAAACAAGCAACTGTAGTTGGTGTTTCGCGATCGCAGCAAGGGCTAGATAATCTCTGTGCGGAAATTAATGCTATGGGTGGTAGAGGGATAGGTATTCCCTTTGATATCAGCAACGTGGAAGAACTGCCAGTCTTGCGACAGCAAATTGAGCGGGTTGCTCCTTCTGTTGACATCTTAATTAATAATGCTGGCATAGAAATATATCGAGCCTTCCAAGATTACTCCCTTGCTGATATCCAGTCAGTTTTATCCATCAATTTACTTGCTGCTATGGAGTTAACTCGCGCTTTTCTGCCAAGCATGTTACGTCAGGGTAACGGTCACATTGTAAATATTGCCTCTCTAGCTAGCAAAAAGGGAAATCCTTACAACAGCGTTTATTCTGCCAGTAAAGCTGGCTTGTTGATGTGGACTGATGCACTCAGGCAAGAGTTAGCTGGTACTGGTGTGGGAATTTCCGCAATCTGTCCGGGGTATGTTTCTGGTCAGGGAATGATTGCCGATACTGGCGTACCCATACCAAGTTTAGCAGGCGCGTCTACACCAAGTGATGTGGCGATCGCAGTAGTTAGGGCGATCGAGCAAAATCAGGCTGAAGTGATTGTGAATCAAGATCCGATCGCAGCAGGTATGACAAGACTGCTAATAGCGCTGTGGCAAATTTTCCCAAGATTTGGAGATACAGTTTATCAGTGGTTGGGAGTAGCCAAGCTCAACCAAATCCGCGCCGAAAATCAAATGCATAGTGATTCAGTAACTAGAGACGGGCGCGATCGCCTGACTCAAAATAATAAAACACATTTTGTCTAG